In a genomic window of Caloenas nicobarica isolate bCalNic1 chromosome 1, bCalNic1.hap1, whole genome shotgun sequence:
- the BGLAP gene encoding osteocalcin encodes MRSLLALLMVTLALAALCYCEEDPKDFSGSPQAASIKIKKEVANAFVKRQKRSSLYERYLEYYKSPMEQMHEQCENYPPCDYLSDQIGFAMAYNRFFGRY; translated from the exons ATGAGGAGTCTGCTGGCACTGCTGATGGTGACTCTGGCCCTGGCAGCGCTCTGCTATTGTGAGGAAG ATCCCAAAGACTTCTCAGGATCTCCCCAGGCTGCCA GCATCAAGATTAAAAAGGAAGTTGCCAATGCCTTtgtgaagaggcagaagagatCCAGTCTGTATGAACG GTACCTTGAGTATTACAAAAGTCCAATGGAGCAGATGCATGAGCAATGTGAAAACTACCCCCCCTGTGACTATCTCTCTGACCAAATAGGATTTGCCATGGCCTACAACCGTTTCTTTGGGAGGTACTAA
- the MGP gene encoding matrix Gla protein — translation MRTLIIFTLLAVLVMIATCYESHESMESHEYLNPFINRRRANGFMQADTRLEGISQERLRERIKAPYERQREICEDYYPCELYAFRHGYAAAYKHYFGRRRTK, via the exons ATGCGCACTCTCATCATCTTTACGCTCCTGGCTGTCTTGGTGATGATTGCTACTTGTTATG agtcCCATGAGAGCATGGAATCCCACGAGTATCTCA ATCCCTTCATCAACAGGCGAAGGGCCAATGGCTTCATGCAAGCTGACACAAGACTAGAAGGCATCTCTCAGGAGAG GCTCCGGGAGCGTATCAAGGCGCCCTATGAACGTCAGAGGGAGATCTGTGAGGACTACTACCCCTGTGAACTGTATGCTTTTCGCCATGGCTATGCTGCTGCTTACAAGCACTAttttgggaggaggaggactAAGTAA